In Nisaea acidiphila, the DNA window ACCCGCAATCCCTCGACCGGGGAGAAGGCGCCATACGGCGAGTATCTCCCGAATGCCCAGGGCGAGGACGTTGTCGCCGGCCTGCACACGCCGCTTCCGCTCGTGGAGAGCGCCGCGCATGGCGAAATCGGCGAGGCGACGGCGCTCGAGGCTCATGCGCCCGAGGTGTTCGACAAACTGATCGGGCTCTGCGACCGGCTTGAGCGGCACTATGGCGACGTGCAGGACATCGAGTTCACGGTCGAGGAGGGGCGGCTCTTCCTGCTGCAGACCCGTCCGGCCAAGCGGACCGTCGAAGCCGGACTGAAGTTCGCGGTCGACATGCATCGCGAGGGGCTGATCAGCCGCGAGCAGGCGGTGGTGCGGGTCAATCCGGACGATCTCGACAGCCTGCTCTATCCGTCGGTCGATCCGGCGGCAAACGCACATCCGGTTGCCCGCGGCCTGCCGGCCTCGCCCGGTGCGGCCAGTGGCGTCGCGGTATTCGATCCGGACGATGCGATCAGGCGCTCCCGGGAGGGCGAGGATGTCATCCTGATCCGCAAGGAGACCAGCCCGAACGATATCCACGGCATGCATGCCGCGGTCGGGATTGTCACGGCGCGCGGTGGGCTCACCAGCCATGCCGCGGTGGTCGCGCGCGGCATGGGGCGCCCCTGTATCTGCGGTGCAAGCTCCGTTCGCATCGCTCCTGAGCTGGATTCCTTCACCGTTGGGGACGTGACGGTGAAGGACGGGGACGAGATCACCCTCGACGGAACCGGCGGCGGGATCTTTCTCGGCCGGGTTCCGACCGTCGAGCCGGAGCTGTCCGAAGATCTGAAGACCCTGGTCAGCTGGGCCGACGAGATCCGTCATCTCGCGGTGCGCGCGAATGTCGAGACCATGGACGATGCGAGTGCCGCCCGACGTTTTGGTGCGGACGGAATCGGACTGGTCGCGACAGAGCATACCTTTTTCGCGCCGGCCCGGATCATGACCGTGCGGGAGCTGACGCTGGCCCGCAACGAGCGGGAACGGCGTCCGTCCCTCGACAGGCTGTTGCCTTTGCAGCGCGCGGATTTCACCCGTCTCTTCCGTGAGCTGCGCGGCTTCCCGGTGGCGGTCCGACTGCTCGATCCGCCGCTCGACGAGGTCCTGCCGGAAACCGACGCGGAATACGAGGAGACCTCTGAAGCGCTCGGGCTGCCGGTCGAGGCGGTGCGAAAGCGTGTCGCCGCCGTGCGCCAGATCGTGCCTGTGCTCGGCCATCGCGGTTGCCGGCTCGCGATTTCCTATCCCGAGATCACCGAGATGCAGGTCCGCGCGATGTTCGAGGCCGCAAGCGCGGTGATGCAGGAATTCGGCGAGACGGTTACGCTGGAGATCACTGTGCCGCTTGTCGTCGGCAAGCGGGAGTTCGACTTCGTGCGTGTCATCGTCGATCGGGTCGCGGCCGAAGTGGAGCAGGAGACCGGTTGTACGATCGCCTATCGGGTCGGCACGCTGATCGAACTGCCGCGCGCGGCGCTCCGGGCCGGCGAGATAGCGAAAACCGCGGATTTCTTCAGCTTCGGTACCGACGATCTGACGCGTACGGTCTTCGGTATGTCCCGCGACGACGCGGATGCGTTTCTCACGACTTACATGAACAATTCCGTGGTCGATCTGGATCCCTTTGTCACGCTCGATATCGAGGGCGTCGGCGAACTGGTGCGGATCGCGACCGAACGCGGCCGCTCGGAAAACAAGGAGCTGCTGATCGGGATCTGCGGCGAACATGGCGGCGATGCAAAGACCGTCCGCTTCTGCCACTCGATCGGGCTCGACTATGTCTCCTGCGCACCGAACCGCCTGCCCGTCGCCCGCATCGCGGCCGCCCAGGCCTCGATCTGATTCACATCAAAATCCCAAAAAACTTAAGCCTATTGATCTAGCTCAATGCTTTTTAATTAGAATGGTTCTAAAAACTGTCCTGGCTCAAATAACAAGAAGAAAAGTGAGCTTTCTCAGTCGTGTACGCCTTTTCGCCGTCCTAGTGAATGCATGACAATTGAAAGGACAGATACTGTGTTTGGGAATGCAATCCGTGCCTGCTCCGTCGCAGGCCTCTTCTCCCTGGCCCTCGTTTCGGATCCCGCAGCCGTCCGCGCGGACGAGCTGATGGAAGAAGCTCAGGGGATGTTCGAGCCGATCCCGTCCGTCGTACCGGCGGTCAAGGACAATGCCGTCACGCACGAGAAAGTCGAGCTCGGCAAGATGCTGTTCTTCGAGCCGCGGCTTTCCTCCAGCCACCTGATCAGCTGCAACACCTGCCACAATCTCGGAATGGGCGGTGACGACAATCTTGAAACCTCCATCGGTCATGGCTGGGCCAAGGGCCCGCGCAATGCGCCGACCGTGCTGAACGCCGTCTTCAACATCGCCCAGTTCTGGGACGGGCGCGCCGAGGACCTGAAGGCCCAAGCCAAGGGTCCGATCCAGGCCGGTGTCGAGATGAACAACAAGCCGCACGCGGTTGAGGTGACGCTCAACAGCATGCCCGAGTACCGCGAGCGTTTCGCGCGCGCCTTCCCGGGCGAGGACAAGCCGGTGACCTTCGACAATCTGGCGAAGGCGATCGAGGCCTTCGAGGCCACGCTGATCACGCCTGCCTCGCGCTTCGACCAGTATCTCGAGGGCAATGACCCCGTGCTCACCGCCGAGGAGAAAGAAGGGCTCCGCCTGTTCATGGACAAGGGCTGCGCGGGGTGCCACGCCGGCCGCAATCTCGGCGGCGAGGGCTATTTCCCGTTCGGCGTGATGGAGAAGCCGGGTGCGGACATTCTGCCGCCGAACGATCAGGGCCGCTTCCAGGTGACCCAGACCGCGGACGACAGCTACGTCTTCCGGGCCGGTCCGCTTCGGAACATCGCGCTGACCGCGCCTTACTTCCATTCCGGCATGGTCTGGGAGCTGCGCCAGGCGGTGGCGGTAATGGGCGAAAGCCAGCTCGGAGAGAAGCTCTCCGACAAGGAAATCGACCTGATCACCACCTTCCTGCACACGCTGACGGGCGAGCAGCCGCGGGTCGAATATCCGATCCTTCCGGTCAGCACGCCGGAAACGCCGCTGCCGCAGGAAATGGTCGCGCAATAAACATCGACCGGGACCGGCCGGTGCGAAGAGAGCGGGAGGGGTTCGCCCCTCCCGTTTTCTATGATCCGGGAGCCGCGTTGACGGAGCCCGGCCCGCCTCTCACACTTCGCTTCAGGAGCAAGTGGAGGGGACATGGCAAAGAAAAAGGCACTTGTCGTCGGGGCGCTCGGCGTGATCGGGCGGCGCCTCGTGCAGCATCTGGAAGAGGTTGGCGGCTGGGACATTGTCGGGCTCAGCCGGCGGGTGCCGGATTATCCGAGCAAGGCGGAGCATATCTCGGTCGACCTGCTGGACCGGGCCGACGCCGAGGCCAAGCTCGGCGCGCTTGGCGACATCACGCACATCTTCTACACGGCCTTCCAGGCGCGCCCGACCTGGGCGGAGCACGACGCGCCGAACCTCGCGATGCTGGTCAATTCGGTGGAACCGGTGGCGGCCGCCTCAAAAGGGCTGGAGCATGTCCAACTGATCGAGGGCAACAAGATCTATGGCAGCCATCTCGGCCCGTTCCGCACCCCGGCGCGGGAGGAAGACCCGCCGCACATGCTGCCGAATTTCTATCACACGCAGGAAAGCTGGCTGCGCGACGCACAGAAAGGCCGGGCCTGGAGCTGGTCGGCGCTCCGCCCGCACACGGTCTGCGGCTTCGCCGTCGGCAATCCGATGAACATCTCCACCTGCATCGCGGTCTATGCGGCGATTTCGAAGGAGCTCGGCCTGCCGCTGCGCTTTCCGGGCAAGCGGGGCGCCTACGAGGCGGTCTATCAGGTGACGGATTCGGCTCTGCTGGCGCGCTCCATGGTCTTTGCCGCGACCGCGGAAAGCGCGCGGAACGAGGTTTTCAATATCACCAACGGCGACTTCTTCCGCTGGAAGAATGTCTGGCCGAAATTCGCCGCCTATTTCGGCATGGAACTTGGCGACGTGCAGACCATCCCGTTGACCGAGTTCATGGCCGACAAGGCGCCGCTCTGGGAGCGGATGGTCGAGAAATACGGTCTGATGCACACGCCCTATGCCGATATCGCCGCCTGGCCGTTCGCCGATTACGTCTTCGGCACCGACTGGGACGTCATGACGGACACGCTGAAGATCCGCATGGCCGGGTTCCACGATTATGTGCGTTCGGAGGAGATGTTCCTCGAACTGTTCGAGGAATTCCGGGCGCGGAAGGCGATCCCTTGATCAGTCGATCGTCATCCCGGCGAAAGCCGGGATCTTGTCGAACGAACGGTGGAGTCCGTCTGCGCGAGGTCCCGGATCGGGGTCCGGGATGACGAAAAAGGGAAAGTGGATTTAAGCGTCCGGCCCGCTATCCGGTTTCTCGCCGACCCGGTGCGGTGCGTTCCGGCGCTCAAGTTCGAGCAGTAGGGCGGTCTGGTCGTGCTCGGCGAAGCCGCGGGTACTGAGCTGGTTGTAGAAGTCCCGGGCCAATGAGAGAAACGGCAGTTCGAGTCCGCAATCCTTCGCCGCGGTCAGGACCGTATCGAGGTCCTTCAGCATGTTGCGAACCGGCGCGCCGGGACTCCAGTTGCGCTCCAGGATCCGGCCGCCATGCTCCTGCAACACGCGGCTCTCTGCGAAGCCGCCGCGCAACGCGTCGCGCACCGAGGCGGGATTGGCGCCGCCGGCTTCCGCCAGCAGCATGGACTCGGAAAGGCCCGCGATGGAGATCGCGACGATCACCTGGTTGCAGAGCTTGGTGAGCTGGCCGGCGCCGCAGGGTCCGACCCGGAACGGGCGGCCCATGGCGGCGAGTACCGGGGTCGCCTCGACAAAAGTGTCTTTCTCGCCACCGACCATGATCGCGAGGCTGCCGAGTTCGGCGCCCTGGGTTCCGCCCGAAACCGGCGCATCGATATGGCGAAGGCCGAGCCTGGTGAGCTCGGTGTCGAACTCCTGTTCCGCCTGGGGGGCGATCGAGCTCAGGTCGCAGAAGATCGCGCCCGGCTTCATCGCCTCCGCAACGCCGCGATCGAACAGGATTTCGCGCACCGCGGCCGCGTCGGTCACGCAGGCACACACGATATCCGCTTCCGCGACCGCTTCGGCGGCGCTCTCGGCGATGACGGCGTGATGCGTGACGAGTGATTCAGATTTTCCCGGGGTCCGGTTCCAGACCGTCAGGGGGAAGCCGGCGCGGGCGATGTTGGTGGCCATGCCAAGGCCCATCCGCCCGATGCCGAGGAAGGCGACATTCGGCGTCATTCCCAACCCTTCATCGCTTTGCTCTATGCGCGTTCCCGAACGCTGTGCGCGAACCGAAACATTCCCTGCGCGGCCATGGTCTCCGCCAGTTGGCGCGAGCGTATACCATGGCGGGAAAGGGTTCGCACGTAGAGTTCGGTGAGAGCAGGGTTGCCGATTATGCAAACCTCCCCGCCGATCTCGTATAGGCGCTGTGCTTCGAGCACTTCGGATCCGATGAGCAGGCCGGACAGAAAAGCGCCGCTTTCCTCCACCGGCAGGGCGTTCAGGAGAGTGCGCGAACGAACCGCGAAGAGTTCTCCGAGAAGCCCGCGGTCCGCCTCCGCCGCATCCAGGCCGTGATCGAAACCGGAATCGGACCAGGCATCGTGCTCCATCATTCGCCCGATGATGGTGTGTCTGCGCGTGGCCTCGAAAAGCTCCCCGGTCATATAGGTCCGGAAATCGAGGATGACGCCGTCCTCGACGACGGCCCATTTGCTGTGCGTCCCCGGAAGGCAGACGAACTGGCGCCCTGTACCCAGACCGTCTACAGCGCCGAGAATCTGCATTTCCTCGCCGCGAATGACGTCGTACTTGCCGTCGATCGTTGTCGAAAGCCCCGGCGAGAACCAGATTTTGCGGCCGTTTTTCGTCTCGTGGGGAATGGCGAGGGCCGCGAGACTCCTTGGGTCTGCCGGACACGGAGCATAAGGCGATTCGATCCAGCCCTGCCGGCTGGTGACCATGCCGCTCAGGACGATGACAGGCGCGTCGTCACCTGCTTCCTCAAGCCAGTCTTTCGTAACCGCGGCGAAGATACTCTCGAAATCTCCCGTTCCGAGATTTCCGATACCGGCCTGCGGTTGGCTGGAGGCCAGGATCTCACCTTCCGCCGACATTCTGTAGGCCCTCAACCAGGTCGTTCCCCAGTCAAGGGCGATCAGCCCCTTATCCAGCATACTCGGTTCCTCCCCTTGCCAAGCCTTTGCTTGACTTGGTCGAGACCGATTGTAACCCTCCCGGCGGCCAAATAAAAATCGATGGGAAGGAGCAGCCCCGATGAAGTTGTTGCGGTATGGCGCGCCAGGTGCCGAAAAGCCGGGAATTCTGGACGGTGACGGAAAGATCCGTGACCTCTCGGGGATCGTGGAGGATATCGATGCGGCGGCGCTGAGCCCGGAGGGGCTGGCGAAGATCGCTGCGGCCGATATCGGCTCGCTTCCGGTCGTGGATGGCGACCCGCGTCTCGGTGCCTGCGTCGGCAAGGTCGGCAAGATGATCTGCGTCGGCCTCAATTACAGCGACCACGCGGCCGAGTCCGGCATGGAAGTGCCGCCGGAGCCGATCATCTTCATGAAGGCGACCTCCGCGATCTGCGGGCCGAACGACGACACGGTCGTGCCGCGCGGTTCGAAGAAGCTCGATTATGAGGTCGAACTCGGCATCGTCATCGGCAAGAAGGCGAAATATGTCTCCGAGGCGGAGGCGCTGGACTATGTCGCCGGCTACTGCGTCGTGAACGACGTTTCCGAGCGCGAGTTCCAGGCGGAGCGCTCCGGTCAGTGGACGAAAGGCAAGAGCTGCGACACCTTCGGGCCGACCGGTCCCTGGATGGTGACCCGGGACGAGATTCCGAACCCGCAGGAACTCGGCATCTGGGCCAAGGTGAACGGCGAGTTCCGGCAGAACGGCAACACCAACACCATGGTCTACGGCCCGGCCTTCCTGGTTCATTATCTGAGCCAGTTCTTCACGCTTGAGCCGGGCGACGTGATCCCGACCGGTACCCCGCCGGGCGTCGGCATGGGCTTCAAGCCGGAGCCGAAATACCTGAAGGCCGGCGACGTCGTGGAGCTCGGCATCGACGGTCTCGGCGCGCAGCGCCAGACCTGCGTCGCCGACAGCTGACGCCGTCATGGTCGATTACGATTTCTCCGGGCGTGCCGCCGTCGTGACCGGCGGCGCGCGCGGGATCGGCAAGGCGATCGGGGCCCGGCTTGCCGCCGCTGGTGCCAATGTCAGTCTCTGGGATGCAGACGCCGACAAGCTGTCTGAAACCGCTTCCGGCCTCGGCGGCGGGTTCCACACCGCCCAGGTCGATGTCACCGACGACAGTGCGGTCGATCGTGCCGCCGCCGAGGTCGAACGCGAGTTCGGGCGGCTGGACATCATGGTCAACAGCGCCGGCATCACGGGCCCGAACACAACGACCTGGCAATACGGCGTCGCCGATTGGCGCAAGGTCATCGATATCGATCTGACCGGCACCTTTCTCTGCTGCCGTGCAGCGGTGCCCTACATGTTGCGCAACGACTACGGCCGGATCGTCAACATCGCCTCTGTCGCGGGCAAGGAGGGCAATCCCAACGCGCCCGCCTACAGCGCTGCGAAGGCCGGCGTCATCGGTCTCACCAAATCGCTCGGCAAGGAGCTTGCGGAGAGCGGGATCACCGTCAACTGCGTGACGCCTGCGGCGGTGAAGACCGATATCTTCGACCAGATGACCGAAGAGCATATCAACTTCATGCTTTCGAAGATTCCGATGAAGCGGTTCGGTCTGGTCGAGGAGATCGCCAATCTCGTCGCCTGGCTGTCATCGGAGGATTGTACCTTCAGTACCGGCGGCGTATTCGATTGCTCCGGCGGCCGGGCCACTTACTGAGGCTCGCCGCTCCGGATTTGGGGAACGGGATGTGAGGCCATGAGCAGGGCCCGGCAGTCTGACGTGCTGATCCGCAACGAGGCGTTTTACAATGCCTTCACGACGCGTGACCTGGACGCGATGGAGACGCTCTGGGCGGGCGAGATGCATGTGAGCTGTATCCATCCGGGCGCGACCCCGATTTTCGGGCGCGACGCGGTGATGGAGAGCTGGGCGCGGCTTCTCTCCGGCCCGGTGAAAAGCTCGCTGCAATGTCTCGAGCCGAAGGTGCATTTCCTGAGCGAGGATCTGGCGCTCGTGATCTGCTACGAGTTGCTTGGCGGCGAGACCCTGGCCGCAACCAACATCTTCGCCCTCGAGGCCGCCGACTGGGTGCTGGTGCATCATCAGGCGGGGCCGCTGGCGAGTGATATGGAAGCCCATGCGGATGTGCCGACGCCGCGTCTCCTGCAGTAGCTCTCGGCATCGTCACGCGCTCTTTATTTCCCGTTTCCGCCATGGCGTGGCTAATCGAGCCTGACATCTCCACGGGAGGACAGACCCGATGAATCGCATCCTGGCCGCACTGGTCGCATTTCTGCTGCTCGCGGGGGCGGACGCTTCGACACTCCGGGCAGCGGTCGAGAAGCCCTATTCCGGAACGTTGACCGTCGAGACCGGCAAGCCCTTTGGTCCTTTCGTGAAATCGCTGCCGGCGGCGATCAAGCAGCGCGGCATGAACATCGTCGGCATCGCCTGCGCGACTTGCGCCGCCAAATCCCAGGGCGTCACGGTGCCGGGCAACCGGGTTTTCTTCTTCTTCAAGCCGGCCTATGCCGTGCGCATGCTCGCCGCTTCCGAGGCGGCGGGGATCGAGGCGCCGATCCGGATCTATGTGACGGAGGCGGGCGACGGCACGGCCAAAGTCACGTACCGTCTTCCGTCTCACGTCTTCGGTGCCTACGAGGTTCCGGCGCTCGACGAACTGGGGGCGGAACTCGACGAAGACGTTCGTGCCATTCTCGAGATTGCGAAGTCGGGGAGCGGCGGGTAAGAGGGGCGCCATGAGCATCGCCGTCCCGACCTATCCGCTGCCGCAGAAACCGCTGGCTTTTACCCTCGGCGCGATCTTCGCGGCCATAGCAGCCTCGCATCTTCTTGATGGGGATCTGCGTCGCCTTGCCCTTTTCGCCATTGGCGGGGGCCTTGGCGTGGCGCTCTATCATGCGGCGTTCGGTTTCACTGCCGCTTACCGGAATTTGATCCAGCAACGGGATCTTAGTGGAATCGTCGCGCAGGCGGTGATGCTGACGGTCGCGATGGTTCTGTTTGCGACCGTGCTGAGCGACGGCGAGGCCTTCGGGTTCAAAGCGGGCGGCGCGGTGGCGCCGCTGAATGTCGCACTGGTGACGGGCGCCTTCATTTTCGGCCTCGGCATGCAGATCGCGGGAGGTTGCGCCTCCGGCACGCTCTTCACGGCCGGCGGCGGAAACGCGCGCATGGTCGTGGTGCTGATCTTTTTCTGCGCCGGCTCCTTCTGGGGCTCGCTCGATCTTCCCTTCTGGCGCGGCCTGCCGTCACTCGGCGCGGTCTCGCTCGGCCGCGCGTTCGGGTATCCGCTGGCGGTCCTGATGCAGGTCGGCGCGCTTTGCGCGATCCTCGGCCTGCTCTGGCTCTGGGGCGCGCGGATGAAGAAACCGCTCTGGGATCGTTCCCGGCCATTCGGCGCCCGCGCCTTCTTGCAGGGGCCGTGGCCGCTCTTGCTGGGAGCCATCGCGCTGGCGGTGCTGAATTACGCCACCCTGCTCGCCAAGGGGTTCCCCTGGGGCGTGACCTGGGGCTTCACGCTCTGGGGGGCGAAGGCGGCGGAGATGCTCGGCTGGGACCCGAACGGCAGTGCCTTCTGGGCCGTGAACTGGCGCCAGGGCGCGCTGCATGCCGGTGTGCTCGAGGAAAGCACATCGCTGATGAATATCGGCATCATCCTCGGTGCCGGGATTGCCGCGTCGCTCGCGGGCAAGGTGGCGCCGGTCCTCAGGATGGGATGGCGGCCCTTCGCGGCGGCGGTGATCGGCGGGCTGATGCTCGGCTACGGCGCACGGCTCGCCTATGGCTGCAATATCGGCGCCTTCTTCTCCGGCATCGCCTCGACCAGCCTGCATGGCTGGGTCTGGATCGCGGTCGCGATCGTCGGCAACGTGATCGGAGTGCGACTGCGGCCGTTCTTCCGGCTCGGATGATGTCCGGAATGGCCTGAATGCGACCGTGGCATTCAGGATGCGACAAATTTTTATTATTTATTAAGGCGTTATCGATTACTTAGGCGTCAGGGTCCCGTTCTTCGCATGCCTCAATCGGGAGTTGAGGGCGTAGGGTAGTGAGGTATTTTGCCGCATCCGGGACGGTTCACATGTCCGCCGCCCTTCCAGCAGTTGCCGTATCCGCCGGCTATGGACGCGGCATCGCCTGTCAGCTGACGGCGATCTTCCTGTTCTCCATCATGGGTGTGCTGGTCAAGGGCCTCGGCGACGCCTACCCGACCTCGCAGATCATCTTCTTTCGGAGCCTTCCGGCGCTGATCCCGCTGATGCTGTATCTGCCGAACCAGGGCGGCTGGCGCGCGCTTCTGACGAAACGTCCCGATCTCCAATTTCTTCGGGCAAGCATTGGCGTCGTCTCGATGTTCGTCGGCTTCTATGCGCTCGCCAACATGGACTTCGCCTCCTACGTGACCATCAGTTATTCGGCGCCGCTCTTCGGCACCCTGCTGGCGATCCCCTTCCTCGGCGAGAAGGTCGGTATCCGCCGCGTCACGGCCGTCCTGATCGGTTTCTCCGGCGTGGTGCTGGCCGCGGCGCCGGACGACAGCGGGATCAGCCTCTATGCCCTGCTGGCCCTTGCCGCCGCCTTTGCCTATGGCTGCATCATGGTCGTGATGCGCAAGCTCGGAACGATCGACCGCAGCGCCGCGACCGTATTCTATTTCACCCTTGCCGGTGTTATTGCCGGCGGCGTGCTGATGCCGTTCGAATGGGTGACGCCGGAGCCGGTCGACCTTGCCCTTCTCGCCGGTGTCGGCGTGATCGGCGGCGTGGCCCAGATCTTCATGACCGAAGCGTTCCGGCAGGCGCCGACGGCCGTCGTCGCGCCGTTCGACTATACGGCCATGATCTGGGCGGTGCCGCTCGGCTATCTGGTCTTCGGCAGCGTGCCGTCGGTCCAGGTCATCGCGGGCGCCGGGATCATCGCCGCGGCCGGCCTCTTCATCCTCTATCGCGAAACCCAGCTCGGCCTGAAGAAGCCGCGGCTCAAGCGCT includes these proteins:
- a CDS encoding SDR family oxidoreductase, giving the protein MAKKKALVVGALGVIGRRLVQHLEEVGGWDIVGLSRRVPDYPSKAEHISVDLLDRADAEAKLGALGDITHIFYTAFQARPTWAEHDAPNLAMLVNSVEPVAAASKGLEHVQLIEGNKIYGSHLGPFRTPAREEDPPHMLPNFYHTQESWLRDAQKGRAWSWSALRPHTVCGFAVGNPMNISTCIAVYAAISKELGLPLRFPGKRGAYEAVYQVTDSALLARSMVFAATAESARNEVFNITNGDFFRWKNVWPKFAAYFGMELGDVQTIPLTEFMADKAPLWERMVEKYGLMHTPYADIAAWPFADYVFGTDWDVMTDTLKIRMAGFHDYVRSEEMFLELFEEFRARKAIP
- a CDS encoding DUF302 domain-containing protein, producing the protein MNRILAALVAFLLLAGADASTLRAAVEKPYSGTLTVETGKPFGPFVKSLPAAIKQRGMNIVGIACATCAAKSQGVTVPGNRVFFFFKPAYAVRMLAASEAAGIEAPIRIYVTEAGDGTAKVTYRLPSHVFGAYEVPALDELGAELDEDVRAILEIAKSGSGG
- a CDS encoding SDR family NAD(P)-dependent oxidoreductase encodes the protein MVDYDFSGRAAVVTGGARGIGKAIGARLAAAGANVSLWDADADKLSETASGLGGGFHTAQVDVTDDSAVDRAAAEVEREFGRLDIMVNSAGITGPNTTTWQYGVADWRKVIDIDLTGTFLCCRAAVPYMLRNDYGRIVNIASVAGKEGNPNAPAYSAAKAGVIGLTKSLGKELAESGITVNCVTPAAVKTDIFDQMTEEHINFMLSKIPMKRFGLVEEIANLVAWLSSEDCTFSTGGVFDCSGGRATY
- a CDS encoding DMT family transporter, with amino-acid sequence MSAALPAVAVSAGYGRGIACQLTAIFLFSIMGVLVKGLGDAYPTSQIIFFRSLPALIPLMLYLPNQGGWRALLTKRPDLQFLRASIGVVSMFVGFYALANMDFASYVTISYSAPLFGTLLAIPFLGEKVGIRRVTAVLIGFSGVVLAAAPDDSGISLYALLALAAAFAYGCIMVVMRKLGTIDRSAATVFYFTLAGVIAGGVLMPFEWVTPEPVDLALLAGVGVIGGVAQIFMTEAFRQAPTAVVAPFDYTAMIWAVPLGYLVFGSVPSVQVIAGAGIIAAAGLFILYRETQLGLKKPRLKRSSL
- a CDS encoding cytochrome-c peroxidase, which encodes MEEAQGMFEPIPSVVPAVKDNAVTHEKVELGKMLFFEPRLSSSHLISCNTCHNLGMGGDDNLETSIGHGWAKGPRNAPTVLNAVFNIAQFWDGRAEDLKAQAKGPIQAGVEMNNKPHAVEVTLNSMPEYRERFARAFPGEDKPVTFDNLAKAIEAFEATLITPASRFDQYLEGNDPVLTAEEKEGLRLFMDKGCAGCHAGRNLGGEGYFPFGVMEKPGADILPPNDQGRFQVTQTADDSYVFRAGPLRNIALTAPYFHSGMVWELRQAVAVMGESQLGEKLSDKEIDLITTFLHTLTGEQPRVEYPILPVSTPETPLPQEMVAQ
- a CDS encoding nuclear transport factor 2 family protein, which gives rise to MSRARQSDVLIRNEAFYNAFTTRDLDAMETLWAGEMHVSCIHPGATPIFGRDAVMESWARLLSGPVKSSLQCLEPKVHFLSEDLALVICYELLGGETLAATNIFALEAADWVLVHHQAGPLASDMEAHADVPTPRLLQ
- a CDS encoding YeeE/YedE family protein, with product MSIAVPTYPLPQKPLAFTLGAIFAAIAASHLLDGDLRRLALFAIGGGLGVALYHAAFGFTAAYRNLIQQRDLSGIVAQAVMLTVAMVLFATVLSDGEAFGFKAGGAVAPLNVALVTGAFIFGLGMQIAGGCASGTLFTAGGGNARMVVVLIFFCAGSFWGSLDLPFWRGLPSLGAVSLGRAFGYPLAVLMQVGALCAILGLLWLWGARMKKPLWDRSRPFGARAFLQGPWPLLLGAIALAVLNYATLLAKGFPWGVTWGFTLWGAKAAEMLGWDPNGSAFWAVNWRQGALHAGVLEESTSLMNIGIILGAGIAASLAGKVAPVLRMGWRPFAAAVIGGLMLGYGARLAYGCNIGAFFSGIASTSLHGWVWIAVAIVGNVIGVRLRPFFRLG
- a CDS encoding fumarylacetoacetate hydrolase family protein, with translation MKLLRYGAPGAEKPGILDGDGKIRDLSGIVEDIDAAALSPEGLAKIAAADIGSLPVVDGDPRLGACVGKVGKMICVGLNYSDHAAESGMEVPPEPIIFMKATSAICGPNDDTVVPRGSKKLDYEVELGIVIGKKAKYVSEAEALDYVAGYCVVNDVSEREFQAERSGQWTKGKSCDTFGPTGPWMVTRDEIPNPQELGIWAKVNGEFRQNGNTNTMVYGPAFLVHYLSQFFTLEPGDVIPTGTPPGVGMGFKPEPKYLKAGDVVELGIDGLGAQRQTCVADS
- the ppdK gene encoding pyruvate, phosphate dikinase, encoding MEKWIYTFGEGAAEGSAGMEDLLGTKGANLAEMSAIGLPVPPGFTIATGVCGYYHGHDGSFPPDLEEAVATALAKLEADRGARFGDPANPLLVSVRSGGAASMPGMMDTVLNLGLNDDVVQGLARKTGDQRFACDCYRRFIHMYGEVVLDIDGFLFEEAGDEIKEDHGAVFDRDLSAEACAEMAKRFREIVKAETGEPFPDDPQAQLWGAIGGVIRSWNNQRAVIYRSLHNIPDDIGTAVTVQAMVFGNRGAGSITGVAFTRNPSTGEKAPYGEYLPNAQGEDVVAGLHTPLPLVESAAHGEIGEATALEAHAPEVFDKLIGLCDRLERHYGDVQDIEFTVEEGRLFLLQTRPAKRTVEAGLKFAVDMHREGLISREQAVVRVNPDDLDSLLYPSVDPAANAHPVARGLPASPGAASGVAVFDPDDAIRRSREGEDVILIRKETSPNDIHGMHAAVGIVTARGGLTSHAAVVARGMGRPCICGASSVRIAPELDSFTVGDVTVKDGDEITLDGTGGGIFLGRVPTVEPELSEDLKTLVSWADEIRHLAVRANVETMDDASAARRFGADGIGLVATEHTFFAPARIMTVRELTLARNERERRPSLDRLLPLQRADFTRLFRELRGFPVAVRLLDPPLDEVLPETDAEYEETSEALGLPVEAVRKRVAAVRQIVPVLGHRGCRLAISYPEITEMQVRAMFEAASAVMQEFGETVTLEITVPLVVGKREFDFVRVIVDRVAAEVEQETGCTIAYRVGTLIELPRAALRAGEIAKTADFFSFGTDDLTRTVFGMSRDDADAFLTTYMNNSVVDLDPFVTLDIEGVGELVRIATERGRSENKELLIGICGEHGGDAKTVRFCHSIGLDYVSCAPNRLPVARIAAAQASI
- a CDS encoding NAD(P)-dependent oxidoreductase; the protein is MTPNVAFLGIGRMGLGMATNIARAGFPLTVWNRTPGKSESLVTHHAVIAESAAEAVAEADIVCACVTDAAAVREILFDRGVAEAMKPGAIFCDLSSIAPQAEQEFDTELTRLGLRHIDAPVSGGTQGAELGSLAIMVGGEKDTFVEATPVLAAMGRPFRVGPCGAGQLTKLCNQVIVAISIAGLSESMLLAEAGGANPASVRDALRGGFAESRVLQEHGGRILERNWSPGAPVRNMLKDLDTVLTAAKDCGLELPFLSLARDFYNQLSTRGFAEHDQTALLLELERRNAPHRVGEKPDSGPDA
- a CDS encoding 2-dehydro-3-deoxygalactonokinase, producing the protein MLDKGLIALDWGTTWLRAYRMSAEGEILASSQPQAGIGNLGTGDFESIFAAVTKDWLEEAGDDAPVIVLSGMVTSRQGWIESPYAPCPADPRSLAALAIPHETKNGRKIWFSPGLSTTIDGKYDVIRGEEMQILGAVDGLGTGRQFVCLPGTHSKWAVVEDGVILDFRTYMTGELFEATRRHTIIGRMMEHDAWSDSGFDHGLDAAEADRGLLGELFAVRSRTLLNALPVEESGAFLSGLLIGSEVLEAQRLYEIGGEVCIIGNPALTELYVRTLSRHGIRSRQLAETMAAQGMFRFAHSVRERA